From one Nocardioides sp. Kera G14 genomic stretch:
- a CDS encoding hydantoinase B/oxoprolinase family protein: MDPITYEVVRHRLLAVVAQQSAVLKNVSGSPLVFEANDCNTGVYLPDGQIAAMGPHIVFHSGSMELVVGNIIRQFEVESDGVSDINEGDIFITNDPYSGALHLPDVTMVEPVIVDGERIGWVGSCCHVLDIGGMTPSSWCPDATENVQEGLILPPTKLVERGRTRSDIWNLILSSSRLAPNLGLDLKAMIAANTHARKGMLRLVDRYGVDVVKAVMATMLDKSEIATRERLRSLPDGVFQARNYFDADGKKAGLHRVEVELTKRDDTLIFDYSRSAEQVPSIVNCTISGLRGGVFASVLPVIAPDIPWNSGVMRAIEIEAPEGLIINCAKPAPCGSATVGGAYMVKNTAHAAVSTLAGIDDVTRSDAMAESTGAIQVLHIGGLNQYGVGFGGALTEALCGGGGATPEADGADFVGPHEILSYQFNNVEGEEVAFPLLWLRREFNTDSGGAGRHHGGTSLSAAWTVHDADFVHGVHMAHSLSMPASTGLHGGLPGSTHAVTVARGTDVNEALATGRSVTGAADLQVDPAQVTVFDSNPGEQMFFPGDVMDWSFHGGGGWGDALDADPETIARDVQEGRISETGARRHYGVVLAEGVVDAAATEAARADVRRQRREWNRALVEEFAPVTGEARVVGDRLRIVAGHVACECGRTLATSGEDWKQYAGHATLTADELGEKVRLHPDLVADAHACPGCGGLLSVEIRHHEDAPLRALTLA, from the coding sequence ATGGACCCGATCACCTACGAGGTCGTCCGCCACCGGTTGCTCGCGGTCGTCGCCCAGCAGTCGGCCGTGCTCAAGAACGTCTCCGGCTCACCGCTCGTCTTCGAGGCCAACGACTGCAACACCGGCGTCTACCTGCCCGACGGACAGATCGCTGCGATGGGCCCGCACATCGTCTTCCACTCCGGCTCGATGGAGCTCGTGGTGGGGAACATCATCCGGCAGTTCGAGGTCGAGTCCGACGGTGTCAGCGACATCAACGAGGGCGACATCTTCATCACGAACGACCCCTACTCCGGCGCGCTGCACCTGCCGGACGTCACCATGGTCGAGCCGGTCATCGTCGATGGCGAGCGGATCGGCTGGGTCGGGTCGTGCTGCCACGTGCTCGACATCGGTGGCATGACGCCGTCCTCGTGGTGCCCCGACGCCACCGAGAACGTCCAGGAGGGCCTGATCCTCCCGCCGACGAAGCTCGTGGAACGCGGTCGGACCCGCTCCGACATCTGGAACCTCATCCTCTCCTCGTCGCGTCTCGCGCCGAACCTCGGCCTCGACCTCAAGGCGATGATCGCGGCCAACACCCACGCCCGTAAGGGGATGTTGCGCCTGGTCGACCGCTACGGCGTCGACGTGGTCAAGGCCGTGATGGCGACCATGCTGGACAAGTCCGAGATCGCCACCCGCGAGCGGCTTCGGTCCCTGCCCGACGGCGTCTTCCAGGCCCGCAACTACTTCGACGCCGACGGCAAGAAGGCCGGGTTGCACCGCGTCGAGGTCGAGCTCACCAAGCGCGACGACACCCTCATCTTCGACTACTCGCGCTCGGCCGAGCAGGTTCCCTCGATCGTCAACTGCACCATCTCCGGCCTGCGCGGCGGCGTCTTCGCCTCCGTCCTCCCGGTCATCGCGCCGGACATCCCGTGGAACTCCGGCGTCATGCGTGCCATCGAGATCGAGGCCCCGGAGGGGCTCATCATCAACTGCGCCAAGCCCGCCCCGTGCGGCTCGGCGACCGTCGGCGGTGCCTACATGGTCAAGAACACCGCCCACGCCGCGGTCTCCACCCTCGCCGGCATCGACGACGTGACCCGCTCCGATGCGATGGCCGAGTCGACCGGCGCCATCCAGGTGCTGCACATCGGCGGGCTCAACCAGTACGGCGTCGGGTTCGGCGGCGCCCTCACCGAAGCGCTCTGCGGCGGTGGCGGTGCCACACCCGAGGCCGACGGTGCCGACTTCGTCGGTCCGCACGAGATCCTCTCCTACCAGTTCAACAACGTGGAGGGTGAGGAGGTCGCCTTCCCGCTGCTGTGGCTGCGCCGCGAGTTCAACACCGACTCCGGCGGCGCAGGCCGTCACCACGGCGGCACCTCGCTGTCCGCTGCCTGGACGGTGCACGACGCCGACTTCGTCCACGGCGTCCACATGGCGCACTCGCTCTCGATGCCGGCCTCCACCGGCCTGCACGGCGGACTGCCCGGCTCGACCCATGCGGTCACCGTGGCCCGCGGCACGGATGTCAACGAGGCCCTCGCGACCGGCCGGTCGGTGACCGGCGCCGCCGACCTCCAGGTCGACCCCGCCCAGGTGACCGTCTTCGACTCCAACCCGGGGGAGCAGATGTTCTTCCCGGGCGATGTCATGGACTGGTCCTTCCACGGCGGAGGGGGCTGGGGCGACGCCCTGGACGCCGACCCGGAGACGATCGCTCGCGACGTCCAGGAGGGCCGCATCTCCGAGACCGGTGCGCGACGCCACTACGGCGTCGTGCTCGCGGAGGGCGTCGTGGACGCTGCCGCCACCGAGGCGGCGCGGGCCGACGTACGCCGGCAGCGACGCGAGTGGAACCGCGCCCTGGTCGAGGAGTTCGCTCCCGTGACCGGCGAGGCACGCGTCGTGGGCGACAGGCTGCGCATCGTCGCCGGCCATGTCGCCTGCGAGTGCGGGCGGACGCTGGCGACGTCGGGTGAGGACTGGAAGCAGTACGCCGGCCACGCGACCCTCACCGCCGACGAGCTCGGCGAGAAGGTCCGCCTCCATCCCGACCTCGTCGCCGACGCCCACGCCTGCCCGGGCTGCGGCGGACTCCTGTCCGTCGAGATCCGGCACCACGAGGACGCGCCCCTGCGTGCCCTCACCCTCGCCTGA
- a CDS encoding MFS transporter has protein sequence MNTTVVSQKGSTGLTYTAAYLSVALAMTAYAIPGALNGTFTTQFHTSGAGLTWITAIFELGIVAFELTFGLLGDLFGRKRLLVGGSVLVVIGAVLSAIATTTGFMIFSQAVIGIGSGILFPIGLSMVAALTDDHAKRSKIIATWAGFLSLGAVISPVLSTQTQLHFTTDSFAGWRVTYWIIVAVALLLVAISFGTRDSSAPAGRHLDLPGQITFALGLIAALYATVTAVDSGFGDGKVIGGYVVGVVLLVAFVVVELRSPSPLLDLGLFANKDFSLGSVVAVIGMFAFLATCFSTSISVGALAQAPVWAVGVLFVFIQGPAFLLSPVVGWLIHHRSPRLVLTAGFAFIAAAAYWLSSFTLGVPESFGGPSWTAWIAPLLLLGIGFALTAGSITAVAINNVAPHQIGMASATTSVMRDLGFTLGPVIGSVVAFSIGASDFGAKIGGILTGAKLPADAVAGLSQVPPLGWLSGWDGVIGQFSGQVLASGAPQQAVDGLVAALNDPATKGAIQGAADASLGSGFGTVYLIAGIAATVCALLTLFIGRRVDVPVTDEEIAELVA, from the coding sequence ATGAACACGACCGTCGTCTCACAGAAGGGGTCGACCGGCCTGACGTATACGGCCGCCTACCTCTCCGTAGCGCTCGCCATGACGGCGTACGCGATCCCGGGCGCCCTCAACGGCACCTTCACCACCCAGTTCCACACCTCCGGTGCCGGCCTGACCTGGATCACCGCGATCTTCGAGCTCGGCATCGTCGCCTTCGAGCTCACCTTCGGCCTGCTGGGTGACCTCTTCGGCCGCAAGCGGCTCCTGGTCGGCGGCTCGGTGCTCGTCGTCATCGGTGCGGTCCTCTCCGCGATCGCGACCACGACCGGGTTCATGATCTTCTCCCAGGCCGTGATCGGCATCGGGTCGGGCATCCTCTTCCCGATCGGCCTGTCGATGGTCGCGGCGCTCACCGACGACCACGCCAAGCGGTCGAAGATCATCGCCACCTGGGCAGGCTTCCTCTCCCTCGGCGCCGTGATCTCGCCGGTCCTCTCGACGCAGACCCAGCTCCACTTCACCACCGACAGCTTCGCCGGCTGGCGGGTCACCTACTGGATCATCGTCGCCGTCGCGCTCCTCCTGGTCGCGATCTCCTTCGGCACCCGGGACTCCTCGGCGCCCGCCGGGCGTCACCTCGACCTGCCCGGCCAGATCACCTTCGCGCTGGGCCTGATCGCGGCGCTCTACGCCACGGTCACGGCCGTCGACAGCGGCTTCGGCGATGGCAAGGTCATCGGCGGGTACGTCGTCGGGGTGGTGCTCCTCGTCGCCTTCGTGGTCGTCGAGCTGCGCAGCCCGAGCCCGCTGCTGGACCTCGGTCTCTTCGCGAACAAGGACTTCTCACTCGGCTCCGTCGTGGCCGTGATCGGCATGTTCGCCTTCCTCGCGACCTGCTTCTCGACCTCGATCAGTGTCGGTGCCCTGGCGCAGGCGCCGGTCTGGGCGGTCGGCGTGCTCTTCGTCTTCATCCAGGGTCCGGCCTTCTTGCTCAGCCCGGTCGTCGGATGGCTGATCCACCACCGCTCGCCGCGGTTGGTGCTCACCGCGGGCTTCGCCTTCATCGCAGCCGCGGCGTACTGGCTCTCCTCGTTCACCCTGGGTGTGCCGGAGTCGTTCGGCGGCCCGTCGTGGACGGCGTGGATCGCGCCGCTCCTGCTGCTCGGCATCGGCTTCGCGCTGACCGCCGGCTCGATCACCGCGGTCGCGATCAACAACGTCGCCCCGCACCAGATCGGCATGGCGAGCGCCACCACCTCGGTGATGCGCGACCTCGGCTTCACGCTGGGGCCGGTGATCGGGTCGGTCGTCGCCTTCTCGATCGGAGCCTCGGACTTCGGCGCCAAGATCGGGGGGATCCTCACCGGTGCCAAGCTCCCTGCCGACGCCGTCGCCGGCCTCTCCCAGGTGCCGCCGCTCGGCTGGCTCTCCGGCTGGGACGGCGTGATCGGCCAGTTCTCCGGCCAGGTGCTGGCCTCGGGTGCGCCGCAGCAGGCGGTCGACGGCCTCGTCGCCGCGCTCAACGACCCGGCGACCAAGGGTGCCATCCAGGGTGCCGCGGACGCCTCGCTCGGCTCCGGCTTCGGGACCGTCTACCTGATCGCAGGCATCGCGGCCACGGTCTGCGCCCTCCTCACCCTCTTCATCGGACGCCGGGTGGACGTCCCGGTGACCGACGAGGAGATCGCCGAGCTCGTCGCCTGA